From Gloeocapsa sp. PCC 73106, a single genomic window includes:
- a CDS encoding lysophospholipid acyltransferase family protein, giving the protein MNFPTRSREPWFNLCLYYGFKWSVVAPLFHLYFRGRIEGRENVPQRGPVVVVSNHASYFDPPLLSNCVGRPVAFMAKEELFSIPLLKQGIRLYGAYPVKRGASDRAAIRAALSVLDQGWAVGIFLEGTRTVDSYIHEPKLGAALIAAKAQVPLLPVSLQGTNRIVSLGKRYPQSVPVTVRIGEVIPPPTSTDKTELETVTGECAARINQMLLTLK; this is encoded by the coding sequence ATGAATTTTCCTACTAGAAGTAGAGAACCCTGGTTTAACCTCTGTTTGTATTATGGATTCAAGTGGAGTGTAGTAGCACCGTTGTTTCACCTTTACTTTAGAGGTCGCATTGAGGGAAGGGAAAATGTACCTCAAAGGGGTCCAGTGGTAGTCGTGAGTAATCATGCTAGTTACTTTGACCCGCCTTTGCTCTCTAATTGTGTAGGTCGTCCTGTGGCTTTTATGGCTAAAGAGGAGTTGTTTTCCATACCTTTACTGAAACAGGGAATTAGATTGTATGGCGCTTATCCGGTTAAACGAGGAGCGAGCGATCGCGCGGCGATTCGGGCGGCTTTGAGTGTGCTAGATCAGGGTTGGGCTGTGGGCATTTTTTTGGAAGGAACTCGCACCGTTGATAGTTACATTCACGAGCCCAAATTAGGAGCGGCTCTGATTGCAGCTAAAGCCCAAGTTCCCCTGTTACCCGTCAGTTTACAGGGTACGAATCGAATTGTATCTTTAGGGAAACGTTACCCTCAAAGTGTCCCGGTGACAGTGCGCATTGGTGAGGTTATACCGCCGCCTACTTCTACAGACAAGACGGAGTTAGAGACGGTTACGGGAGAATGCGCCGCCAGAATTAATCAAATGTTGTTGACATTAAAATAG
- a CDS encoding segregation/condensation protein A yields the protein MTLTPGQIAIAKLIELAETGEINPWDVQVIEVIDRFLLELPEKADLAQSGQAFLWASMLVLLKANTLSGLTDPEIPESEPVVELATRNTHLSLSLEKHLRRRSCAPPVRQRRVTLQELIVQIREIETKLAKKPKIRAPRSRHQSELITQLAHQENLTEIATSLEAFLETHAAQLSTGSLDLEELLELLNAKEQRYEKVEVFWALLLLSAESKVELYQREFYQDLSITPLNFLKKKQNL from the coding sequence ATGACTTTAACACCAGGACAAATAGCGATCGCGAAACTCATTGAACTAGCAGAAACAGGAGAAATTAACCCATGGGATGTCCAAGTTATCGAAGTAATAGACCGTTTTTTGCTAGAATTACCCGAAAAAGCGGACTTAGCTCAGTCTGGACAAGCCTTTCTCTGGGCGTCGATGCTAGTATTGCTCAAAGCCAACACCCTTTCTGGTTTAACAGATCCTGAAATTCCAGAGAGTGAACCAGTCGTAGAATTAGCTACTAGAAACACTCACCTATCCTTATCTCTAGAGAAACACCTGCGCCGACGTTCCTGTGCTCCCCCGGTGCGTCAACGTCGAGTCACCCTACAGGAACTAATCGTACAAATTCGGGAAATAGAAACTAAATTAGCCAAAAAACCTAAAATTCGCGCCCCCCGTAGTCGTCATCAGAGCGAGTTAATTACTCAACTAGCGCATCAGGAAAACCTTACGGAAATAGCCACATCTTTGGAAGCATTTTTAGAGACTCACGCGGCTCAATTGAGTACAGGAAGCCTTGATTTAGAGGAGTTATTGGAGCTATTAAACGCAAAGGAGCAACGTTATGAGAAAGTTGAGGTGTTTTGGGCTCTATTGCTGCTATCGGCTGAATCCAAAGTAGAACTATACCAACGGGAATTTTACCAAGATTTGAGCATTACACCCCTAAACTTTCTGAAGAAAAAGCAAAATCTCTGA
- a CDS encoding type II CAAX prenyl endopeptidase Rce1 family protein: MTIKRALLIGLTILVVIRLLMSLVGSFNLPQVQSRLELYQSEIILQASAYKTDDEGLLKTRDSLLGKDIYAKVEKQYKKALQETQDNYKLISQSTVTVNESLGKLDDLADEIKLKVGILQAKQGEIDKAVATWKDLSLNSRKAETAQILTDLWQNEAKLAPETETTLRDNLSNWFEYTALEQFYQPSNNQAQLAQLQAEEQGMASKGVLKLFLIAATPFIGVIVGIVLLVVLLIEWWKKGKQALLSPDSGYRWEVPWDGEIIWQVLIVGFFFASQYVLPLLFSLSGLDPSGLDIRGKALYVLVSYVTMAGVGLLVLYLSIRSFRPFPEHWFPFQWGGNWIIWGFGGYLVAFPLVLLVSLLNQQLWQGQGGSNPLILLALESKDTLALLIFFVTAAIAAPLFEEIIFRGFLLASLTRYFSTWGAIVLSSLVFSIAHLSLSEVLPLTVLGMILGFVYSRSRNLLAPILLHSLWNSGTLMSLFVLGS; encoded by the coding sequence ATGACGATTAAACGTGCTTTGTTAATTGGTTTAACTATCTTAGTAGTAATTAGGCTACTTATGTCCTTAGTTGGTAGCTTTAATCTACCCCAAGTCCAAAGTCGTCTGGAATTGTATCAAAGCGAAATTATTCTTCAAGCTTCCGCTTATAAAACCGATGATGAGGGTCTTCTGAAAACTCGTGATTCTCTACTAGGGAAAGATATTTACGCGAAAGTAGAAAAGCAGTACAAAAAAGCGCTGCAAGAAACCCAAGATAACTATAAGTTAATATCACAATCAACAGTAACTGTCAACGAATCCCTGGGTAAACTGGATGATCTAGCCGATGAAATTAAACTGAAAGTAGGCATACTGCAAGCAAAACAGGGAGAAATAGATAAAGCAGTAGCAACTTGGAAAGATTTGAGCTTGAATAGTCGTAAAGCTGAAACGGCGCAAATTTTAACAGATTTATGGCAAAATGAAGCGAAATTGGCGCCAGAAACTGAAACCACACTCAGAGATAATTTATCAAATTGGTTCGAGTATACAGCTTTAGAGCAATTTTATCAGCCTTCAAATAATCAAGCCCAATTAGCGCAGCTACAAGCAGAAGAACAAGGGATGGCTTCAAAAGGGGTTCTTAAACTCTTTTTAATCGCAGCTACTCCATTTATAGGCGTAATCGTGGGTATTGTTTTACTGGTCGTGCTTTTGATTGAGTGGTGGAAAAAAGGAAAACAAGCCCTATTAAGTCCTGATAGTGGTTATCGCTGGGAGGTACCCTGGGATGGGGAGATTATTTGGCAAGTATTAATTGTGGGTTTTTTCTTCGCTAGTCAATATGTACTCCCGCTGCTGTTTAGCTTGTCTGGACTAGATCCTAGCGGTTTAGATATCAGAGGTAAAGCGCTCTATGTACTAGTTTCCTACGTAACTATGGCTGGTGTGGGACTATTGGTATTATATCTTTCGATTCGCTCTTTTCGTCCTTTTCCCGAGCATTGGTTTCCCTTTCAATGGGGAGGGAATTGGATAATCTGGGGTTTTGGGGGTTATCTAGTAGCTTTTCCCTTGGTTTTATTGGTTTCTCTGCTCAATCAACAGTTATGGCAAGGACAAGGAGGGAGTAACCCTTTGATCTTACTCGCTCTTGAGTCTAAAGATACCCTAGCTTTGTTAATCTTTTTTGTGACTGCTGCGATCGCCGCTCCCTTATTTGAGGAAATTATCTTTCGGGGCTTTTTATTGGCTTCTTTGACACGTTATTTCAGTACTTGGGGTGCTATTGTCCTCAGCAGTCTGGTCTTCTCTATTGCTCATCTGAGTCTATCAGAGGTTCTACCCTTGACGGTACTGGGTATGATTTTGGGCTTTGTCTATAGTCGTTCCCGGAATCTGTTAGCGCCGATTTTACTCCATAGTCTTTGGAATAGTGGGACTTTAATGAGTTTATTTGTACTAGGAAGTTAA
- a CDS encoding DUF3153 domain-containing protein produces MRQKAGLVLAFVLLFFLNGCVDYDIGINFDSQHRGTIVQKIGLTQQLTSLSQSDADQLLESINTKVKQLKGKTKKISSREIVVTIPFSNGRELVNKFNLFFTPQLEDSGLDAVDLLQLNPDIYLTENNFLLLQRERLKLIVDLTSLGVFSQEGNLIVTSGSLVNLDLSLKTPFAAKNISNDTNLEPEIGEQRQLIWRLKPGQVNEIEVIFWLPSTLGIGTVIIVLMSLIGFFVKYKRLPWVGASAT; encoded by the coding sequence ATGAGACAAAAAGCGGGACTAGTTTTAGCGTTTGTTCTGTTATTTTTTCTGAACGGCTGCGTAGACTACGATATAGGGATTAATTTTGACAGTCAGCATCGGGGTACTATCGTTCAAAAGATCGGTTTAACTCAACAATTAACTAGTTTAAGTCAATCAGATGCTGATCAGTTACTCGAGAGCATTAATACTAAAGTCAAACAACTCAAGGGGAAGACAAAAAAAATATCTTCCCGAGAAATCGTCGTGACTATTCCCTTTAGTAATGGTAGGGAATTAGTGAATAAATTTAACCTATTTTTTACGCCACAATTGGAAGATTCAGGTTTAGATGCGGTGGATTTATTACAGCTAAATCCTGATATTTACTTAACCGAAAATAATTTCTTACTTTTACAAAGAGAGAGACTAAAATTAATTGTGGACTTAACGTCTTTGGGCGTCTTTTCTCAAGAAGGCAATTTAATCGTTACTTCCGGTTCCCTAGTTAATTTAGACTTGAGTCTCAAGACTCCTTTTGCAGCAAAAAATATCAGTAATGATACCAATTTAGAGCCAGAAATTGGAGAACAAAGACAACTGATTTGGCGTTTAAAACCAGGTCAAGTTAATGAAATAGAGGTTATTTTTTGGCTACCTAGTACTTTGGGAATCGGTACGGTAATCATTGTTTTGATGAGCTTAATCGGCTTTTTTGTTAAGTATAAACGTTTACCTTGGGTAGGAGCATCCGCAACCTAA
- a CDS encoding anti-sigma factor, with product MESGLPLECEQLLIAGYVLGNLSATEAALCEELMTANPELAEQARELQYALELAYAPVEVAPPSTLRAKILEQAAASVELTTREKPSFRLGWGKIMGAIATALILGLGISNYRLWQRLQVAQIQIPAEDALIFSLQATDKVPENATVKLIVDPNRLEATLTAENLPPLSPEQVYVLWTVVGREAPFTTDEKGAILTEVFEVDTQGRLSRKIVVPEVFRDEEKIQKLAITIEPRSAPQVHQGSILMSTTFD from the coding sequence ATGGAATCGGGACTACCACTAGAATGTGAACAGCTACTTATTGCAGGTTATGTCCTTGGCAACTTGAGTGCGACTGAAGCTGCTTTGTGTGAAGAACTTATGACAGCAAACCCAGAACTAGCTGAACAAGCAAGGGAATTACAATACGCTTTAGAATTAGCTTACGCTCCTGTAGAGGTTGCGCCCCCTAGTACTTTGCGCGCTAAGATTTTAGAACAAGCAGCTGCGTCTGTTGAGCTTACAACTAGGGAAAAACCTAGCTTCAGATTAGGTTGGGGAAAAATCATGGGTGCGATCGCTACCGCTTTAATTTTGGGTCTAGGTATTAGTAACTATCGTCTCTGGCAGAGATTACAAGTAGCTCAAATCCAAATTCCGGCTGAAGATGCTCTCATTTTCTCATTACAAGCTACAGATAAAGTACCAGAAAATGCTACAGTCAAGCTGATAGTAGATCCCAATCGTCTAGAGGCAACTCTAACCGCTGAAAACCTACCCCCACTCTCTCCCGAACAGGTTTATGTATTATGGACGGTAGTAGGAAGAGAAGCACCCTTTACCACAGACGAAAAAGGCGCGATCCTAACCGAAGTTTTTGAAGTAGATACTCAGGGAAGACTCTCCCGTAAAATTGTTGTACCCGAAGTCTTTCGCGATGAAGAGAAAATCCAAAAATTAGCGATTACCATTGAGCCGAGATCAGCTCCTCAGGTTCATCAAGGGTCTATTTTAATGTCAACAACATTTGATTAA
- a CDS encoding sigma-70 family RNA polymerase sigma factor, which translates to MSSEQTSQSNEAFEAHQTDTELFLLVQNGQLDSLATLYDRHAPLVYGIALNLLNNAQEAEDLTQDIFLIISKKCSFNPQRGTIRTFLSVLTRSRAIDRLRSRARAQSHLNQQILHESTRLLSNTPIENIFQRERAQQVETAISQLSNQEQEVIKMAYYEGLSQSEIAARLDIAIGTIKSRSRRGLLKLRQALADFIEK; encoded by the coding sequence ATGTCTTCTGAACAAACTAGTCAATCTAATGAAGCATTTGAAGCTCATCAGACTGATACAGAACTGTTTCTACTGGTACAGAATGGACAATTAGATTCCTTAGCAACCCTGTACGATCGCCATGCTCCATTAGTCTACGGGATAGCCTTAAACTTACTAAATAATGCCCAAGAAGCAGAAGACTTAACTCAAGATATTTTTTTAATTATTAGCAAAAAATGTTCTTTCAATCCCCAAAGAGGAACTATACGTACATTTTTGTCGGTTTTGACGCGATCGCGAGCTATTGATCGACTGCGATCACGTGCTAGAGCTCAAAGTCACCTCAATCAACAGATCTTACATGAAAGTACGAGATTACTATCTAATACTCCCATTGAAAATATTTTCCAAAGAGAAAGAGCACAACAAGTAGAAACGGCTATTTCTCAATTATCCAATCAAGAACAAGAAGTGATAAAAATGGCTTACTACGAAGGGTTGAGTCAATCAGAAATAGCGGCGCGATTAGATATAGCAATTGGTACTATTAAATCTAGATCACGACGTGGTCTCCTCAAATTACGTCAAGCACTTGCAGATTTTATAGAGAAATAA
- a CDS encoding CHRD domain-containing protein, with protein MRHLYRAFILPATLVSLVVVSSKSAIAAILFESTLRGDQEVEGSPPGPFTPAPTGSEGIGLATLELNGSPGSWVLEYEINYSDLGSVIAAPFAHIHNAPQGANGPVVHNLDGADLPPISGSTSGTIIGDWRFDDADAPLTNELAQQLLNSNLYFNIHTVSFPGGEIRGQIFPQDGETPIPEPSTVIASLLVGSAFGIWRRRVNN; from the coding sequence ATGAGACATCTATATAGAGCATTCATACTTCCCGCAACTCTAGTTTCCCTAGTAGTAGTTTCCAGCAAATCTGCTATAGCAGCTATATTATTTGAGTCAACCTTGAGAGGAGATCAAGAAGTAGAAGGATCGCCCCCGGGACCATTTACCCCCGCTCCCACTGGTTCTGAGGGAATAGGTTTAGCCACTCTAGAGCTAAACGGTAGTCCCGGAAGTTGGGTTTTAGAATACGAAATTAATTATAGTGATCTTGGATCGGTAATCGCGGCGCCATTTGCTCACATCCACAACGCACCCCAGGGAGCAAACGGTCCAGTAGTTCACAATTTAGATGGTGCTGATTTACCACCCATTAGCGGTAGTACCTCAGGAACAATTATAGGAGATTGGCGTTTCGATGATGCTGACGCTCCCTTGACTAACGAGCTAGCTCAACAACTCTTAAATAGCAATCTCTACTTCAATATTCATACCGTGAGTTTTCCAGGAGGAGAGATCCGCGGTCAAATTTTCCCACAGGACGGAGAGACACCGATACCAGAACCTTCTACTGTGATTGCTTCGCTCTTAGTGGGTAGTGCTTTTGGAATCTGGCGACGACGCGTAAACAACTAA
- the fabD gene encoding ACP S-malonyltransferase, whose translation MTKTAWVFPGQGSQTVGMEENLLDHPLARMRFAQAEEILNWSVLELCQGDEERLSQTQYTQPCLYVVETVLAELLLKQDNPPVLVAGHSLGEYVALYTAGVFDFETGLKLVKSRAELMSTAAGGKMVAMMQFNREELETQIAAIPDVVIANDNSPQQVVISGTPTGVDALIAQVKARRKVDLKVSGAFHSPLMQSAAAEFAEILADVTFNDARIPVLANIDPTPAIKAAEIKSRLVQQMTGAVRWREIGDYLAQSGITKVVEIGPGKVLTGLLKRTSANLEVKNVSRIDEFSY comes from the coding sequence ATGACTAAAACAGCTTGGGTGTTTCCGGGACAGGGTTCTCAAACGGTAGGGATGGAAGAAAATTTATTAGACCATCCCCTAGCTAGGATGCGTTTTGCACAAGCAGAAGAGATTTTAAATTGGTCTGTACTCGAACTTTGCCAAGGTGATGAGGAGCGATTATCTCAAACACAATACACTCAACCCTGTTTATACGTAGTTGAGACTGTTTTAGCAGAGTTGCTGTTAAAGCAAGATAATCCACCTGTGTTAGTGGCGGGTCATAGTTTAGGGGAATATGTCGCTCTTTATACCGCTGGGGTTTTTGACTTTGAAACAGGGTTAAAATTGGTGAAGAGCCGTGCTGAGTTAATGAGTACTGCAGCCGGTGGAAAAATGGTAGCGATGATGCAATTCAACCGAGAGGAGTTAGAGACTCAAATCGCCGCCATACCCGATGTGGTCATTGCCAACGACAATAGTCCTCAACAGGTAGTAATCTCAGGAACACCCACGGGAGTAGACGCTTTGATAGCCCAAGTAAAAGCCAGACGCAAAGTCGACCTCAAGGTTTCCGGAGCTTTTCATTCCCCTTTGATGCAGTCTGCTGCTGCAGAATTCGCCGAAATTTTGGCAGATGTGACCTTCAATGATGCTCGTATACCCGTGCTAGCTAACATAGATCCGACCCCTGCTATCAAAGCCGCAGAAATTAAATCAAGACTGGTGCAACAAATGACTGGAGCGGTGCGATGGCGAGAAATCGGTGACTATTTAGCACAGTCAGGAATCACAAAAGTAGTGGAGATAGGTCCGGGGAAAGTATTGACAGGTTTACTCAAAAGGACTAGCGCCAATTTAGAGGTGAAAAATGTCAGTCGAATCGATGAATTTTCCTACTAG
- a CDS encoding DUF1824 family protein — translation MEVNQAVEILKQYSCTKSQIPDSPAAKQQLKAAILVISAVSDFENLGICADNPSEGFSSLASYLQALGYDYTLPSVTLEADRSVYIKFNTQKQNYYLDVYEGDYRGVLIAYQGEDPEVMGTYGYFPLNLFD, via the coding sequence ATGGAAGTTAACCAAGCTGTAGAGATTTTAAAACAATATAGCTGTACCAAGAGTCAAATTCCCGATTCTCCTGCCGCAAAACAGCAGTTAAAAGCAGCGATTCTGGTGATCAGTGCTGTATCTGACTTTGAAAATTTGGGTATTTGCGCCGATAATCCCAGTGAAGGATTTTCTAGTCTGGCTAGTTATTTACAAGCTTTGGGCTACGATTATACCTTGCCTTCGGTAACTTTAGAAGCCGATCGCTCTGTATACATCAAATTTAATACTCAGAAACAAAATTATTATCTAGATGTATACGAAGGCGATTATCGGGGGGTGTTAATTGCTTATCAGGGGGAGGATCCCGAAGTTATGGGAACCTATGGTTATTTCCCCCTAAATTTATTTGATTGA
- a CDS encoding pyridoxal phosphate-dependent aminotransferase, whose translation MKLTHRVSQVPASITLAVTAKAKAMKAEGIDICSFSAGEPDFDTPAHIKEAAKKALDEGKTKYGPAAGEPRLRQAIAKKLVTENQLNYQSENVIVTNGGKHSLFNIILTLIEPGDEVIIPSPYWLSYPEMVKLAGGTPVLVSTTQATGYKITPSQLRESITPQTKLFILNSPSNPTGSVYTPEELAALAEVIVASDIMVISDEIYEKILYDGAKHVSIGSLNPEIFSRTIVSSGFAKGFSMTGWRVGYAAGPIELIKGMTILQGHSTSNVCTFAQHGAIAALEGPQDCLQVMFDAFTARRVAMLEAVQAIPGLTCSKPDGAFYLFIDISKTGMNSLDFCNALLEEKQVAIIPGIAFGTDECIRLSYATDMTSIEKGMERLSQFVASIK comes from the coding sequence ATGAAACTGACGCACAGAGTCAGTCAAGTCCCCGCTTCCATCACTTTAGCGGTTACAGCCAAAGCCAAAGCCATGAAAGCTGAGGGGATTGATATATGTAGTTTCAGCGCGGGAGAACCAGACTTTGATACCCCCGCACATATTAAAGAAGCAGCCAAAAAAGCTCTAGACGAGGGTAAAACTAAATATGGTCCAGCCGCGGGAGAACCTCGACTCAGACAAGCGATCGCCAAAAAATTAGTTACAGAAAATCAGCTCAATTATCAATCCGAAAACGTCATCGTCACCAATGGTGGCAAACACTCCTTATTTAACATCATTTTGACGTTAATTGAACCAGGAGACGAGGTGATCATTCCCTCTCCCTATTGGCTGAGTTATCCAGAAATGGTCAAACTAGCCGGTGGTACTCCTGTACTAGTGTCAACCACCCAAGCTACTGGTTATAAAATCACCCCATCACAGTTGCGAGAGAGTATTACTCCCCAGACTAAACTGTTTATCCTCAATTCACCCTCTAATCCTACTGGATCGGTATATACTCCAGAAGAATTAGCAGCACTAGCTGAGGTAATCGTAGCTAGCGATATCATGGTAATCTCCGATGAGATCTACGAAAAAATCCTCTACGACGGAGCTAAACACGTCAGCATTGGTTCCCTTAATCCAGAAATTTTCTCTCGCACCATCGTTAGTAGCGGCTTTGCTAAGGGTTTCTCGATGACGGGTTGGCGCGTTGGTTATGCAGCGGGTCCGATAGAATTAATTAAAGGTATGACGATTCTCCAAGGTCACAGTACCTCTAATGTCTGTACTTTCGCCCAACATGGAGCGATCGCCGCTTTAGAAGGTCCCCAAGACTGTTTACAGGTAATGTTTGACGCTTTTACAGCTAGACGAGTAGCTATGTTAGAAGCGGTTCAAGCTATTCCAGGACTAACTTGTTCTAAACCCGATGGTGCTTTTTATCTATTCATCGACATCAGCAAAACGGGTATGAATTCTTTAGACTTTTGCAATGCTTTACTAGAAGAAAAACAAGTTGCAATTATTCCTGGAATCGCCTTTGGTACGGACGAATGTATTCGTTTATCCTACGCTACAGACATGACCTCCATCGAAAAGGGAATGGAACGTCTGAGTCAATTCGTAGCCTCAATCAAATAA
- a CDS encoding DUF4394 domain-containing protein, with the protein MTSEFPAIAVQFIGLAQNNRLVLFDSDNLRRVESVRVTGLNGTLLGIDQRPANGMIYGLTTTNNIYTIDPDTGVATLVSTLNQPFSGGNFSGLDFNPVPDRLRLVGSNDQNFRINVDTGEVSIDTAVTYAAGDANEGADPNITASAYTNAFAGSTATQLYNLDSALDSLVLQSPPNDGVLSTVGDLGFNLNRVAGFDIVSAPDGTNNGFVVSGNGLYSLDLNTGEASRLGSIGLNPGVRIQGLTTRPMIPEIAVDAKFIALTDNNMLMSFDPTNLTQVESIAVTGLSGTLLGIDQRPANGMLYGLTTTNQIYTIDPETGVATLVSTLNQPFTGGGISGLDFNPVPDRLRLVGSNNQNFRINVDTGEVSIDTAVAYATDDANEGADPNITGSAYINSFAGSTTTALYNLDSTLDSLVLQNPPNDGLLTTVGDLGIDLADLAGFDIISSPMGSNAAFAISNSTLYSLDLDSGKAYTLGAIGADPNVNIQGLAIMTDSMM; encoded by the coding sequence ATGACATCAGAATTCCCAGCGATCGCAGTTCAGTTTATCGGTTTAGCCCAAAACAACAGACTAGTTCTATTTGATTCTGATAATCTGCGCCGAGTAGAGTCTGTCAGAGTTACAGGGTTAAATGGTACTCTGTTAGGCATTGATCAGCGTCCCGCCAATGGGATGATTTACGGTTTGACTACAACCAATAACATCTATACCATCGATCCCGATACTGGTGTAGCTACACTCGTCAGTACCCTGAATCAACCTTTCAGCGGGGGTAATTTTTCTGGACTTGACTTTAATCCCGTCCCCGATCGCCTGCGTTTAGTCGGTAGCAATGATCAAAATTTCCGTATTAACGTCGATACGGGTGAGGTTAGCATCGACACAGCAGTTACTTATGCTGCGGGTGACGCTAATGAAGGCGCAGATCCCAATATCACCGCTTCAGCTTACACTAACGCTTTTGCCGGAAGCACTGCCACTCAATTATATAACCTCGATAGTGCCCTCGATAGCCTAGTGCTCCAGAGTCCTCCCAATGATGGTGTGCTAAGCACCGTGGGCGATTTGGGTTTCAATCTCAATAGAGTAGCTGGTTTTGATATTGTTTCTGCTCCCGATGGAACTAATAACGGTTTTGTTGTTTCGGGAAATGGCTTATATTCTCTCGACTTAAATACGGGTGAAGCTTCTAGATTGGGCTCCATTGGTTTGAATCCTGGAGTTAGAATCCAAGGACTAACCACCAGACCAATGATTCCTGAGATTGCTGTCGATGCTAAGTTTATTGCTTTAACCGACAACAATATGCTCATGTCTTTTGATCCTACTAATCTGACTCAAGTAGAATCTATCGCAGTTACAGGATTAAGTGGTACTCTATTGGGCATTGATCAGCGTCCCGCCAATGGTATGCTTTACGGTTTAACTACGACCAATCAAATCTATACCATCGATCCAGAGACTGGTGTGGCTACACTCGTCAGTACCTTGAATCAACCCTTTACCGGAGGTGGGATTTCTGGACTTGACTTTAATCCCGTTCCCGATCGCCTGCGTTTAGTCGGTAGCAATAATCAAAACTTCCGTATTAACGTTGACACAGGTGAGGTTAGCATCGACACAGCAGTTGCTTATGCTACAGATGACGCTAATGAAGGAGCAGATCCCAATATCACCGGTTCAGCTTACATCAACTCTTTTGCAGGAAGCACTACCACTGCTTTATATAACCTGGATAGTACCCTCGATAGCCTAGTACTCCAGAATCCTCCCAACGATGGTTTGCTAACAACTGTGGGCGATTTGGGTATCGACCTCGCGGATTTAGCGGGTTTTGACATTATCTCTTCTCCTATGGGTAGTAACGCCGCTTTTGCTATTTCCAATTCAACTCTATACTCTCTTGACTTAGATAGTGGTAAAGCTTACACTCTAGGTGCTATTGGCGCTGATCCCAACGTCAATATCCAAGGTCTGGCAATCATGACTGACTCTATGATGTAA
- a CDS encoding beta-ketoacyl-ACP synthase III, which produces MTQSGVGIKIIGCGSATPSQVLTNEQLSQIVDTSDEWIKTRTGISRRHLALADESLSELAAKAAASALEMAQLNPQAIDLIILATSTADDLFGSANKIQHLIGANQAVAFDLTAACSGFVFGLSVAASFIRSGTYQNILLIGADLLSRWVDWSDRTSCVLFGDGAGAVVCQANQTEDHLLACELYSDGRQNGSLNLAYQSESQPMVDNLQVARGGYQPLTMNGKEIYRFAVAKVPEVIEKALFKANLQAPQVDWLILHQANQRILDAVAERLQISPEKVISNLAEYGNTSAASIPLALDETIRQGKIKCGDIIVLSGFGAGLTWGAAIFRWGI; this is translated from the coding sequence TTGACACAATCAGGGGTAGGAATCAAAATCATAGGTTGCGGCTCAGCAACACCTAGTCAAGTACTTACGAATGAACAACTGAGTCAGATAGTAGACACTTCTGATGAATGGATTAAAACTCGTACCGGGATTAGTAGAAGACATCTAGCCTTAGCCGATGAATCCCTAAGTGAGCTAGCAGCGAAAGCGGCAGCATCAGCCCTAGAGATGGCTCAACTCAATCCCCAAGCAATAGACTTGATCATTTTGGCGACATCTACCGCTGATGATTTATTCGGGAGTGCCAATAAAATTCAACATTTAATTGGAGCCAATCAAGCAGTAGCTTTTGATTTAACTGCGGCATGTTCTGGCTTTGTCTTCGGTTTGAGTGTAGCGGCTAGTTTCATTCGTTCAGGAACCTATCAAAATATTTTATTGATTGGGGCTGATCTGCTGTCGCGTTGGGTAGATTGGTCTGATCGCACTAGCTGCGTTTTATTTGGAGATGGGGCGGGAGCAGTAGTTTGTCAAGCAAATCAGACAGAAGATCACTTGTTAGCTTGTGAACTTTATAGCGACGGTAGACAAAATGGCAGCCTTAATCTTGCCTATCAGAGTGAATCTCAGCCCATGGTAGATAATTTACAGGTAGCAAGAGGTGGTTATCAACCCCTGACGATGAATGGGAAAGAAATATATCGCTTTGCTGTGGCTAAAGTTCCCGAAGTCATCGAAAAAGCCTTATTTAAAGCTAATCTTCAAGCCCCACAAGTAGATTGGTTAATTTTGCATCAAGCTAATCAACGCATTCTGGACGCGGTAGCTGAACGTTTGCAAATCTCTCCAGAGAAAGTCATCAGTAATCTGGCAGAGTATGGAAACACTTCTGCAGCTTCTATTCCTTTAGCTCTAGATGAAACGATACGACAGGGAAAAATCAAATGCGGTGATATCATTGTGCTGTCTGGTTTTGGTGCGGGGTTAACCTGGGGTGCTGCCATTTTCCGGTGGGGAATTTAA